In Carboxydothermus pertinax, a single genomic region encodes these proteins:
- a CDS encoding F0F1 ATP synthase subunit epsilon, with protein MADKIKLEVVTPERVVANEYVDFVVAPGVEGEVGILPLHAPMITSLDIGILRYTVDGQTEKIAVSGGFLEVRNNKVVVLANAAERGEEIDVERAQKALERARERLTKRTPDIDVLRAELAMRRALNRLKAAGKM; from the coding sequence ATGGCCGATAAAATTAAGCTGGAAGTAGTCACTCCCGAGCGGGTAGTGGCGAACGAATATGTTGATTTTGTAGTGGCGCCAGGAGTGGAGGGGGAAGTAGGCATCCTTCCCCTGCATGCGCCCATGATCACTTCCTTGGATATTGGAATCTTACGCTATACGGTAGACGGCCAGACCGAGAAAATAGCCGTCAGCGGCGGCTTTTTAGAAGTCAGAAACAATAAAGTCGTGGTTCTGGCCAACGCCGCTGAGCGGGGAGAGGAAATAGACGTAGAACGGGCGCAAAAAGCTTTGGAGCGCGCCCGGGAGCGTTTAACTAAACGTACCCCGGATATTGACGTGCTCCGGGCAGAACTGGCCATGCGGCGGGCTTTAAACCGCCTTAAAGCGGCAGGAAAAATGTAA
- the murA gene encoding UDP-N-acetylglucosamine 1-carboxyvinyltransferase — translation MEKFIIEGKQRLTGRVKISGAKNAALPILAGALLTAGSVRLTEVPELTDIYTMLEVLKALGTEVHFSDGEVLLQTPEILSHDAPYEQVRKMRASFLVMGPLLARTGRARISLPGGCAIGARPIDLHLKGFEALGAKIEVGHGYIEASAPRLKGNVVYLDFPSVGATENIMMAAVLADGQTIIENAAEEPEIVDLANFLNNMGAKIKGAGTKVIRITGVAELDGVNHTVIPDRIEAGTFMIAAVATQGEVLVENVIIDHLTPLIAKLIETGAEVIEDDDQNALLVRSKGKLKPLDIKTLPYPGFPTDLQAQMMALLTTVPGLSVVTETVFENRFMHVTELNRMGAKIRIEGRSAVIEGVEGLTGARVKATDLRAGAALVIAGLVAEGVTEVGHIFHIDRGYERFEEKLRGLGAKIKRVSD, via the coding sequence ATGGAAAAATTTATCATAGAAGGAAAGCAGCGTCTAACAGGACGGGTTAAAATTAGTGGAGCTAAAAATGCAGCCCTTCCCATTTTAGCCGGAGCGCTTTTAACCGCTGGTTCTGTCCGCCTTACCGAAGTTCCGGAGCTCACCGATATCTACACTATGTTAGAAGTTTTAAAGGCCCTTGGAACCGAAGTTCACTTTTCCGACGGAGAAGTATTACTCCAGACCCCGGAAATTTTATCCCACGATGCCCCCTATGAGCAGGTCCGAAAAATGCGGGCTTCTTTTTTGGTTATGGGCCCCTTACTTGCTAGAACCGGGCGGGCGCGGATTAGCCTCCCCGGGGGATGTGCCATTGGTGCTCGCCCCATCGACCTTCATTTAAAGGGATTTGAAGCTCTGGGAGCTAAAATAGAAGTGGGCCATGGCTACATAGAGGCATCAGCCCCTCGCTTAAAAGGCAACGTAGTTTATCTCGACTTTCCTTCCGTTGGAGCTACCGAAAATATTATGATGGCAGCGGTCCTGGCGGATGGGCAAACGATCATTGAAAACGCTGCCGAAGAGCCGGAAATTGTCGACCTGGCCAACTTTTTAAACAATATGGGAGCTAAAATTAAAGGCGCTGGGACAAAAGTTATCCGGATTACCGGTGTGGCCGAATTGGATGGAGTCAACCACACCGTAATCCCCGACCGCATTGAAGCAGGAACCTTTATGATTGCTGCGGTGGCAACCCAAGGGGAAGTGCTGGTGGAAAACGTTATTATCGACCACTTAACTCCCTTGATCGCTAAACTTATCGAAACAGGGGCAGAGGTAATCGAGGACGATGATCAAAACGCCTTACTGGTAAGAAGTAAAGGAAAATTAAAGCCCCTGGACATCAAAACCCTGCCTTACCCTGGTTTTCCTACCGACTTACAGGCTCAGATGATGGCATTACTAACCACTGTGCCTGGCCTTTCGGTAGTTACCGAAACGGTTTTTGAAAATAGGTTTATGCATGTAACCGAGCTAAACCGCATGGGAGCTAAAATCCGCATCGAAGGTCGCTCGGCTGTTATTGAAGGGGTAGAGGGCCTAACTGGTGCCCGGGTTAAAGCCACCGACCTGCGCGCCGGAGCGGCTTTGGTTATAGCCGGCCTTGTGGCCGAGGGAGTCACCGAAGTAGGCCATATCTTCCACATCGACCGGGGTTATGAGCGTTTTGAAGAAAAACTCCGGGGGTTAGGAGCGAAAATAAAAAGGGTAAGCGATTAA
- the spoIID gene encoding stage II sporulation protein D, producing the protein MPNWVSIMKKIAIAILILLVAWTAYTVEQEREKEKPVKIKPEKGITLKLYNHQTGKIETVELEEYLIGVVAGEMPPDYPLEALKAQAIAARTYTLKRILEPHNTKGYHPGADLCTDPAHSQAYVTDAELKKRWGVKYYYYLSRIKWAVNSTKGKTLVYKGELIDPVYHASCGGHRTEAAKDVWGYDIPYLRSVSCFEADYPVETKAFKISYIDKVLGTDLQALAVSTGAKPVKISDRTSTGRVKKIKLGSRVFLAEEIRYRLGLKSTIMTVSTRGDKIIFTTRGYGHGVGLCQRGAAALADKGQNYQEILSHYYPGTKIILYK; encoded by the coding sequence ATGCCAAATTGGGTGAGTATTATGAAAAAAATTGCAATTGCCATACTAATCCTGCTGGTGGCCTGGACTGCATATACCGTCGAGCAGGAAAGGGAGAAGGAGAAACCGGTAAAAATTAAACCGGAAAAAGGGATAACCTTAAAACTTTATAACCACCAAACGGGGAAAATTGAAACCGTAGAATTGGAAGAATATTTAATTGGGGTCGTGGCTGGCGAAATGCCGCCGGACTATCCCCTGGAAGCTTTAAAAGCTCAGGCTATAGCGGCCCGAACTTATACATTAAAACGAATCTTGGAACCGCATAATACTAAAGGATACCATCCCGGTGCCGACCTTTGTACCGATCCGGCTCACAGCCAGGCCTATGTAACTGATGCAGAACTAAAAAAACGCTGGGGAGTAAAATATTACTACTATTTATCCCGGATAAAATGGGCGGTCAACTCCACTAAAGGAAAAACCCTGGTTTATAAGGGAGAGTTAATTGATCCGGTATACCATGCCTCCTGCGGAGGCCATAGAACCGAGGCAGCAAAGGACGTTTGGGGTTATGACATACCGTATTTAAGGTCAGTATCTTGTTTTGAGGCCGATTATCCGGTAGAGACTAAAGCTTTTAAAATTTCGTATATTGACAAAGTTTTGGGAACGGACCTCCAGGCCCTGGCCGTATCTACCGGCGCAAAGCCAGTTAAAATCAGCGACCGAACCAGCACCGGCCGGGTGAAAAAGATTAAACTTGGCAGCCGGGTGTTTCTGGCCGAAGAAATTCGCTACCGTTTGGGTCTAAAATCAACAATAATGACCGTGAGCACCCGGGGCGATAAAATCATCTTCACCACCCGGGGCTACGGCCACGGGGTCGGCCTCTGCCAGCGGGGAGCGGCGGCTCTGGCAGATAAGGGCCAAAACTATCAGGAAATCTTAAGCCATTATTACCCCGGGACAAAAATTATTTTATATAAGTAG
- a CDS encoding type II toxin-antitoxin system Phd/YefM family antitoxin — MEKIIGVDQLRPRLGDYLEEVDKGEVLIITYRSNPKGVILSYKQYEQFKKIQEKLKMLELKNLIEEVREKAANYEISDEEILKEIEEARKCE, encoded by the coding sequence ATGGAAAAAATAATTGGGGTAGATCAGTTAAGACCTCGATTGGGAGATTATTTAGAAGAAGTTGATAAAGGTGAAGTTTTAATCATAACCTACCGTTCCAATCCTAAAGGAGTAATATTAAGCTACAAGCAATATGAACAATTTAAAAAAATCCAGGAAAAATTAAAAATGCTGGAATTAAAAAATCTCATAGAGGAAGTTAGGGAAAAAGCAGCAAATTATGAAATCTCCGACGAAGAAATATTAAAAGAGATTGAGGAAGCGAGAAAATGCGAGTAG
- a CDS encoding putative toxin-antitoxin system toxin component, PIN family, translating into MRVVVDTNVFISGLLKKHSYPAKILDAWILQKITPAVSRELINEYSVVLTRDKFKILGSVEKRLLIIQKLIELPWVLFIYPLETINVIKEDPADNKVLECATAANADFIVTGDQHLLELKKFRNIKILPPKDFIEKTL; encoded by the coding sequence ATGCGAGTAGTTGTAGATACCAATGTTTTTATTTCCGGATTATTAAAAAAACATTCTTATCCTGCTAAAATCCTCGATGCCTGGATCCTGCAAAAAATAACTCCTGCTGTAAGTCGAGAATTGATTAATGAATATTCGGTAGTCTTAACCCGGGATAAATTTAAAATATTGGGTAGTGTGGAAAAAAGACTTTTAATCATTCAAAAATTAATTGAACTTCCCTGGGTACTTTTTATCTATCCTCTCGAAACGATTAATGTAATTAAAGAAGATCCAGCGGATAACAAAGTCTTAGAATGTGCAACAGCAGCTAACGCTGATTTTATTGTTACCGGAGACCAGCACTTACTTGAACTAAAGAAATTTAGAAATATTAAAATTTTACCGCCCAAAGATTTTATCGAAAAAACTTTATAA
- a CDS encoding nucleotidyltransferase family protein, giving the protein MEDKNFIINKLLENKNLLKTYHVSKIGLFGSFVRNKASQTSDIDLLIDFDEPITIFQFVELKNDLERLFKRKVDLGTFAAVKPAIRDKIFREAIIIERL; this is encoded by the coding sequence ATGGAAGATAAAAACTTTATTATAAATAAGCTTTTAGAAAATAAAAATTTACTAAAAACCTATCATGTCTCCAAAATTGGACTTTTTGGCTCTTTTGTCCGGAATAAAGCAAGTCAAACCAGTGATATTGACTTACTTATTGATTTTGACGAACCTATCACCATTTTTCAATTTGTTGAGTTAAAAAATGATCTTGAAAGACTTTTTAAGAGAAAAGTTGACCTGGGAACTTTTGCTGCGGTAAAACCGGCCATTAGGGATAAAATCTTCAGGGAGGCAATTATAATTGAGAGATTATAA
- a CDS encoding HepT-like ribonuclease domain-containing protein — MLDYTENMTYTEFIKDNKTIDAVVRNLEIIGEAANKIPNEITKHFPEIPWNAMRGIRNILIHEYFGINLEIIWETIQRDIPDLIKKIANIEI; from the coding sequence ATATTAGATTATACGGAAAATATGACTTATACAGAATTTATAAAAGATAATAAAACAATTGATGCGGTAGTTAGGAACCTCGAAATTATTGGGGAAGCCGCAAATAAAATTCCCAATGAAATTACAAAACATTTTCCTGAAATCCCCTGGAATGCCATGAGAGGCATAAGGAATATACTTATACATGAATATTTTGGGATTAATTTAGAAATAATTTGGGAAACAATTCAACGAGATATTCCGGATTTAATTAAAAAGATTGCTAATATTGAAATTTAA
- the spoIIID gene encoding sporulation transcriptional regulator SpoIIID, which yields MQEYILKRVLKLTYYVLENKTTVRKTAEVFGISKSTVHKDLTERLPALDKKLAREIKKILDQNKAERHIRGGEATRQKYKNIAK from the coding sequence ATGCAGGAATACATTTTAAAGCGGGTTTTAAAGCTTACTTATTATGTCTTAGAAAACAAAACAACCGTCCGCAAAACTGCTGAAGTTTTTGGCATCAGTAAAAGTACCGTTCACAAAGACTTGACCGAACGCCTCCCAGCCCTAGATAAAAAGCTGGCCCGGGAAATAAAAAAAATTCTTGACCAAAACAAAGCCGAAAGACATATAAGAGGAGGTGAAGCTACCCGGCAAAAATACAAAAATATTGCAAAATAG
- a CDS encoding rod shape-determining protein, translated as MFNWSTDIGVDLGTANILVYVKGKGIVLREPSVVAVNRDNGQIIAVGEEAKKMLGRTPGNIVAIRPLKEGVIADYDTTEKMLRYFITKALGGRPLLFKPRIMVSIPAGVTDVEKRAVKQAAKQAGAREAEVIEETIAAALGAGLDISEPYGSMVVDIGGGTTDVAVLSLGGIVVSKSLRVGGDKFDDAIVKYIRKEFNLLIGEKTAEEVKMEIGSAYPQGTENKKMEIRGRDLLTGLPKNVEVTSLNIYEAITEPLVAVVNAVKEVLERTPPELSADIVNRGIVMTGGGSLLSGLDRLIAQETGLPTFVAPDALSCVALGTGKALSMWDMLSKRNNQH; from the coding sequence ATGTTTAACTGGAGCACCGACATTGGGGTAGACTTAGGTACTGCCAACATCCTGGTCTACGTAAAAGGTAAAGGTATCGTTTTACGGGAACCGTCCGTGGTGGCGGTAAACCGGGACAACGGCCAGATTATCGCCGTTGGCGAAGAAGCCAAAAAAATGCTTGGCCGCACACCGGGTAACATTGTCGCTATCCGTCCCCTTAAAGAAGGGGTAATAGCCGATTACGACACTACCGAAAAAATGCTCCGTTACTTTATTACCAAAGCTCTAGGCGGTCGTCCCCTCCTTTTTAAACCCCGGATCATGGTCAGCATTCCCGCCGGGGTCACCGACGTAGAAAAGCGGGCGGTAAAGCAGGCAGCCAAGCAAGCCGGCGCCCGGGAAGCGGAAGTTATCGAGGAAACCATAGCTGCTGCTTTAGGTGCTGGACTTGATATCTCCGAGCCCTACGGTTCGATGGTCGTGGATATAGGCGGAGGCACCACTGACGTAGCGGTTTTATCCCTGGGAGGGATAGTAGTCAGCAAATCCTTAAGGGTTGGCGGCGATAAATTTGATGATGCCATAGTCAAGTACATAAGAAAAGAGTTTAACCTCTTAATCGGGGAAAAAACTGCCGAAGAAGTAAAAATGGAAATCGGCTCGGCCTATCCCCAGGGGACGGAAAATAAAAAAATGGAAATCCGCGGCCGTGACCTCTTAACCGGCCTTCCCAAAAACGTGGAAGTTACCAGCCTTAATATTTACGAAGCCATTACCGAACCTTTAGTGGCGGTGGTCAATGCGGTAAAAGAAGTCCTCGAACGTACTCCTCCGGAGCTTTCCGCCGATATTGTCAACCGCGGTATTGTCATGACCGGTGGCGGCTCTCTTTTATCCGGTCTTGATCGCTTAATTGCCCAAGAAACGGGCCTTCCTACTTTTGTAGCCCCCGACGCTTTATCCTGCGTGGCTCTTGGCACCGGTAAAGCCCTTTCCATGTGGGACATGCTCAGCAAAAGAAACAACCAGCATTGA
- a CDS encoding type II toxin-antitoxin system VapC family toxin: protein MDNQNTLLKFLIDSCIFIDFFADRLSSLEKQNLYTIFEQGLVSTSVIVCHEVLFGIQNKKLKSKVLSLFEKIEIIPVTIDISILASEIRKQNKNLGHNLSLPDSLIAASAQINNYWVITNNKKDFSSVKAITLVELK from the coding sequence ATGGATAACCAAAATACCCTTTTAAAATTTTTAATTGATAGCTGTATTTTTATTGATTTTTTCGCAGATCGTTTAAGTAGTCTTGAAAAACAAAACTTATACACAATTTTTGAACAAGGTTTAGTTTCTACAAGTGTAATTGTTTGCCATGAAGTATTATTTGGAATTCAAAACAAAAAACTAAAATCAAAAGTATTAAGTTTATTTGAAAAGATTGAGATTATACCTGTCACTATTGATATTTCGATTTTAGCATCCGAAATTAGAAAGCAAAATAAAAATTTGGGACATAATCTTTCATTACCAGATTCGCTTATTGCCGCCTCAGCTCAAATTAATAATTATTGGGTTATAACAAATAATAAAAAAGATTTTTCAAGTGTTAAAGCTATAACTCTTGTTGAACTAAAATAA